The Capsicum annuum cultivar UCD-10X-F1 chromosome 1, UCD10Xv1.1, whole genome shotgun sequence sequence ATCAATACACAGAGTGAACGGAACTAACAAACTTTGATTAATATGGAAAGGAGAAATTACAATATGAAGAAGAGGAATTGTAGTAGAAGGGGATGAGAGGACTAGAGAGAATTGGGGATGAGCAGCAAAGCTTGCCTAAGCAATTATCACCATTTTCCTAACCTATTTTGCTCCCACAAGTGCTATTTATCAACCCGGATCCCACACATAGCCACTTAATATGCTTTTGGGCTGTTTTGCCAATACGGGTCTAGGCCCATTCATAAAAATACCTCCGGCCCCAATGAgaaccttgtcctcaaggttcGAGTTGTAAAGCCTTGCACCAACAACAGCATTGTCAAAAGCCCATGGCTGAACATAAACAAAGAACTTCCTCACATGTCTGGAATTCTTGATAGACCTTGCAGCACTACTTTGGTGTCCAAAAAATCTTCTTAGCAATGTCCTACAAAACAATCCCATAAAAAGAGTCTTGTAGCCTGCTACAACTACAACATTGTCTCTAATAGCCTAGTAAAGAGTTGAAGCTATTTGCATAACCTTGACACTCCCCGGATGGACACATTGTAATATTCCCACATGAGAAGGCAAAACATTTGACTTTATATGGCTGTGTTCCCATACTGCCCGGTCATATACACCATCACGAATGTGCTCATGGATAAACTGGGAAGCATTTTACACACCAAACTTGTGCATAACAACTCAAAGGAGCAGCGGAAAAGTAAGTTGAACTCTTGCATACAACTAATCAATGTTTTGCAAGGTACAACCTGATCACAATGTTTGCCGGCCAACTGCTTTATTTGTTGCTTACGTCTTCCCAGATCAGCTGTGTGGGTACCAGAAGAACTCTTGAAGTGCCTCCTTGCAGCAACCAAACCAAATAACTGAAACCAAGTGCCATAGAACAAGATAATTTCCCACACACTATATGAAGAACCAACTAGCACGTGCTCACTGAAGGCAACATCTTTTGCGAGATAGCATTCCACCTCCTCCTTAGGATGACCAAGGAATAAGATCTTAATTACTTTTGTAGCTAGCTATGTAACCATATTGTTGGTCGCAAGGAGTACAATAGCAAAAGGGGTGGGAgtctaggaagaggtctggttaTTAAGAGAAACCATCAGAAGAAACTGGTCGATATAGAACATAGCAGAACCACCACAATTGAAATTCATACCGATGAATGGATTAGCATAGCAACTGAAAATTCCATCATAATTTTCTGCTAGTTCATAAGCTTCGATCCATTCAATCCAACAAACCACGCATCTTTgtggtattttatcaaaaatcataaGACATTCAACAGTCTTTTGACACCTCACAATCGGAGTAAATAAAAAGGTCTCAAAAAGAATATCTGCACTTGAGGTAAGGCTAGCAAGGCTTGAAGAGATATCACGAATATCTACACCAATAGTTTGATGCTcaattattccactaataaaggaattcacactccaaAACTGTCCAGGATCCCACACTTTAGTCATAGGGTAAGAATATGCAATTATGTCACATATGTTAGCACGTCCAAGTATGTAGTATGCCTTTTGCACGACAGGAAATAAAAGGAAGTACCTGAGACAAGTCTGTGCACTGAGAGAAGACAGTTTCATGACAACAAACTCAAAACACCATGTGTATTTCCTATGGGCATCTCCAGAAATTAAGGTCGCATCGCGGTCGATAATCATGACACCACCATCTTGAGCATCAAAAACAGCAAGATGATCACCAATATTTCTAAATTCCAGCACATACAAAAGACCACCACATTTGATATGCCGAAACACAAAGGGAATGGGAAGGGATAAATGTTGTCCGGTATCAAACTAATAGAAAGTGGGTAAGCCATCTTTCATGATCTCATATTTTGTTAGATCACCAAAATTGGCCAAAGATGATTGAGTGGTTATGGAAGGAAAAAAACTTGACAATCAAAGCATCATCGACATGAGGGATAAGAGAGGCCTTTCCCTCAACTCTTGTTGGTCCATTAAAATTAGAAGGCAAATTCGtatgaaaaatagatttttcaGTCATAATAATCGTTAGATGTGCAAATTGGCATTGTAGGCGGAACTCATTTCGCTGGAGACTTCCATCGAACACTATGATCGTATTAGTGTCGAGACATTCATCTTCCCCACTAGTTGATTTCCTAGAGTGTGTATCATCAGAACAATCAATTTCAGGCTCACCGGACCAAGTAGATTTGCTTATCACCTAAGTTACCTGCAAAGGTATTTGTAACCCGTCTGAAATATTTGGTACCTAGTCAAAATTAGTGTCAAATTCATGGACTGATTCTGTAATCTGGTGAGAACTTTCATCGAACACCTGGTCCACATGACCTGAATGTGCATTTTCTACTAGAACCTCTTGAATTATTGTTGGTGATAAGCTCGTGTGATTGGGTGTACCAGGAGTTGAGATATGGATTTTGTCTAGGTTGTCCTGTACCTTCTGTAACAAGGTTAGAATATTAGTAAGTTGTGAGTGTACCACATGAGATTTTAGAGAGGTTCGTGCTTGAAAACGCAAAGCTAACTTCTCCTTGAAATGCTTCCAATTCAAAAATTGTTTGTTGCGATACATCTAACGGAACCAGTCGAGTGCCTCACCATCAAGGTAGAGAGAAGGAAGGGGTAGCCAATCCTTCTCGGGGAAGCCAAGGTAAGTAAAGTATCGCTCAGCCTGAAAAATTCAGTCCTCTGGATTACCACCACTGAATCGATTTAGTACCACTGCTCACATGGGAGTACGAGCAATGAAAGCACCAATGTAACGATACCAAAATCTCAACTCGACAATCAATACACAGAGTGAACGAAACTAATAAACTTTGATTAATATGGAAAGGAGAAATTACAATATGAAGAAGAGGAATTGTAGTAGAAGGGGATGAGAGGACTAGAGAGAATTGGGGATAAGAAGCAAAGCTTGCCTAAGCAATTATCACCATTTTCATAACCTATTTTGCTCCCACAAGTGCTATTTATCAACCGGATCCCACACATAACCACTTAATATGCTCTTGGGCTGTTTTGCCAATACGGGTCTAGGCCCATTCATAACAAACCCTCTAACGATTACTTTCTGTGAGAAATGAACCAAGCCCAGGGATGGGAACTATTGAAACATCCCTCACACACCTGTCCACATTTGGGTTGACACTCAGTACGATTCGCCTTTGCCTAATGGTAAGAAACTGTCCAGTGAGGATATGGGCAATTTCTATTCATCTGATTTGGATCCTGCTTTCATTGTCATCATTCCAACATAGATCGCTTGTGGATAATATTGAAGACATTAAGAAGAAAACGCAAGGACATCAATAAGAAAGATTACTTGGACATTGAGTTTCTACGATGAAAACAAGAACCCAGTTTGCGTCAAAGTCGGTGATTGTTTGGACCATAATAGAATGGGATTTGATAGCCAAGTAATGCCGACTCCATTGAGCAATTTTGAGACACTCAAGAAGAGCAAGGCCAAGCTCAATACAGGTTCACTTCCTCCAGCTACCCAAGTATTCCCTATTGCAAAGTTGGACAAAGTCAtctcattttctattatatattGCAAAATTGCTAAAAATATTAGCAGTTGTGCTTAACTagatcctatatatatatatatatatatgcatgtggtGCACGGTGAAATTTGAACACAGGACCTCTTGCATGCTTGTGAAAGTATTCTAATCTAACTTTAAACCGGTACAGGTTAATTACGTAGTGCATAGTAACTGATTAATATATATTATGTCTTAACAGGCAGGACTCAACAGGAGAAAGACGAAAAAGAGGAGATGTTAACCTTCAAGAATCTCAAGTACGATGAGCGAAAGGACATAAGGTTTGATGTGTTCCTTAACGCAGAGGCTAACTCCAACTGGAATAAGCTAGACAGGGCAAAGTTTGCAGGAAGTTATACTAACTTTCCCCATTTTCATGGGGATGCCAGTAAACCACCCATCACCACTGTTCAACAATTCCAGCAAGCCATTATAACGAGTTGCTTGAGGAAATTGGCCTAGAAAATGAAGACAATATTGTGGTGACTCTGGTCCCGAAAATTGGGGGTAAATCTGTCGCCATTGAATCTGCTGAGATAACACTTGAAGACTGTTGACCGATGATTCTCTGTTCAAGATTATTTCCTTATTGTGTTTTTTGCTGGTCTTACTTTGCTTTTCCATGTTACATTTCATGTTGAAATTAATCAGCTTGATGTTTGATTTAATTTCCTTGCAGTTGCTATTCACGAATAAATCAGTACCATCCTAGTGTTGCAGTTATGTTACTCTTTCTGTATAGAAAGCAAATCTTTTACTATAATTTTCATGTGTAGATCCTGCCTAGGGAAAAATAAAGGTTGGAAGAACTATATTTGGAGACAAATAAATATGTTGCTAAGGTTGTGGTATGCAATAATTTttggaatcaaatatataatatatttattatctgAACAATGGTTAGGGACTTACtttgattaattaaattttatagtCATTAAATTTTGTTCATTTCATGTGTTGTCGATCCAAACGAGAGCTTGAGAGAAATGGAGAGAAGTCAAATCTTTCAAAATGATAACGAATATTGATTTCTAAAGGGAACCACATTTAATTCATATAGCCGATCCACGTGAGACATGACTAAGCACTTTCACACTATTTAGGTTAAATACAAAAAAGTGTTTTTAAACAATTATTTTtaagacaaaacaacaaaaacaaaacttAACTTACGACTTatgcttataacccataaattataaaataaaccaAATATGAAGACTTTTTCTATGGAAAGAAAAGGACAAAGTGAGGGGAGTGGAACTGCTGAACTAAGAAACTGAATCTTGGCAATATGCATGTTGAATCCAATTGATATTTTTGTGTGCCTACTTCATAATACTTCGTAGTAAAAATCCAAATTCCACTATCAAAATCCACGAAAACTTTAATCTTTCAATGAATTCATTTCCAACAATCTGAACAGGTACAACGAAGCATTCCATGTCCAGAAGGGGAAACCACATGGACATCGTGACTCAaacgtttttttctttatttatctatGAAAAATATTGGCGTGCTAGTGTACTCTTAAAGATCTATACCAATATAATATCCTATTATCAAAATTATCTTTCTGTTAGTATAAAGTATTAACCTCACACTATTATCCTTAATAATCTCCCACGCCCACCGCGTCCTTAATATATTTTGGAATGGGTAGGTGAGCCTCTAAACTTGCTCCAATTGGGGCATATTTTATTGGGGGCTAACATTTTATATAAGGCAAGGTGGAAACCTATGAATCTTCATCCAAAAGCTAGCAATGGCAAGTGTATGCAATAGTAGTACAACTCTCAACACTCCCTTTACTTCATCCACAATGTCATTTTCTTTAGCTTCGACTCCTAAGCCCTCTCAACTTTTCCTCCGTGGGAAACGTAACCAAACCTTCAAAGTGTCATGCAAAATTTCCAGTAATGATGACCAAAATGTTGAAATAAATTCTGTTGATAGGAGAAATGTGCTTCTTGGTTTAGGAGGTCTCTATGGTGTTGCTAATGCTATTCCATTAGCTGCATCAGCTACTCCTGTACCAGCCCCCGATCTCACAACTTGTAGTAAATCCAAGATCAATAGAGATGAGGAGGTGCCATACTTATGTTGTGCTCCTAAACCCGATGATATGAGCAAAGTTCCATATTACAAGTTCCCTTCTGTGACTAAGCTCCGTATCCGTCAACCTGCTCATGCTGCTGATGAGGAGTATATAGCCAAGTACAGTTTGGCCATTAGAAAAATGAAGGATCTTGATAAAACAGAACCTTCTAATCCTATTGGCTTCAAGCAACAAGCCAATATCCATTGTGCTTATTGCAACGGTGCTTACAAAATTGATGGCAAAGAGTTACAAGTTCATAATTCTTGGCTTTTCTTCCCATTCCATAGATGGTACTTGTACTTCTACGAGCGAATCTTGGGATCCCTCATTGATGATCCCACTTTCGCTTTGCCATATTGGAACTGGGACCATCCAAAGGGCATGCGGTTCCCTCCCATGTTCGATCGTCAAGGGACTGCCCTGTACGACGAAAGGCGTAATCAGCAAATCCATAATGGAACCGTATTAGATCTTGGTTCTTTTGGCGACAAGGTCCAAACAACACAACTCCAGTTAATGGCTAATAACTTAACTCTAATGTACCGTCAAATGGTAACTAATGCTCCTTGTCCTCTTTTGTTCTTTGGCGCTCCTTATGTTCTTGGGAATAATGTCGAAGCGCCAGGAACCATTGAAATCATCCCTCACGGTCCTGTCCATGTTTGGACTGGTACAGCGGCAGGTTCAACTTTGCCTGGTGGTGGAAGGTCACACGGTGAGGATATGGGCAATTTCTACTCAGCTGGTTTGGATCCTGTTTTCTATTGCCACCACAGCAATGTGGACCGAATGTGGAGCGAATGGAAATCAATAGGTGGGAAAAGAACGGATCTCACACAAAAAGATTGGTTGAACTCAGAGTTCTTTTTCTACGATGAAAACAAAAACCCATTCCGTGTGAAAGTCCGAGACTGTTTGGATACCAAGAAGATGGGATACGATTACGCACCAATGCCCACCCCGTGGCGTAACTTCAAGCCTAAAAGAAAGACAACAGATGGGAAAGTGAATATAGGTTCACTTCCACCAGCCAGCAAGGTATTCCCACTGACTAAGTTAGACAAACCCATTTCGTTTTCCATCAATAGGCCGGCTTCGTCAAGGACTCAACAGGCCAAAAATGAACAAGAGGAGATGCTTACATTGTTCAACATAAAATTCGATAACAGACAACATATAAGGTTCGATGTGTTCCTGAATGTGGACAAGAATGTAAATGCGGACGAGCTTGACAAGACAGAGTTTGCAGGGAGCTACACTAGCTTGCCACATGTTCATGGGCCTAATCAGACAAATCATATTGCGACTGTTGTTTTCCAGTTGGCAATCACTGAACTGCTGGAGGACATTGGCCTAGAAGACGAAAACACTATTGCGGTGACTCTGGTCCCAAGGAAAGGTGGTGAAGGCATCTCCATTGGAGGTGTGGAGATCAATCTTGCATCTTGTTAACTAGTCTCTATTGAATCTGCTGAGATTACACTTGTAGCTTGTTGATGTTTGATGCTCTGTTCCTCTTTCCTTATTCTGTTTTTTGGGGAGGGCTTTTCCATGTTGCTTTTCACGTTAAAATCAGCTTGACGCTTGATTTCCTTGCAGTTGTAATTCACTAATAAATCAGTTACAATTATGTTTAGAAATGAAACAATATAACTGCAACCTTGAAAATGATAAACGAAGAGTATTTCTACAGGGGAACCACATTTATATATCCAATCCTGATGAAGAGTCCGGTTGAATCGACTAATGATTATTTTAGGAATTTTtataccaaaataattttaagcacttgtttttaaagcaaaaaagaaatgaaatcttAACCTATAACGGATTCTGGATTTTAAACTAGTGGGTTCCCGATAATATAAGTaagttattatttaataataataataaaaagccAACCCACATCAAGGATCAATCCCATGTTTATAGGGTAACATAAGCAATTTATGGGTCCTTCTACGCTATCAAGCCAACCTTCAGTTTGTATAGATTCTCatctataaaattttattgacttcttctattttttaatatatttacgAGATCTACAGTAGCGAGTGGGGTTCCCAAGAACCCCCACCCGATACTATAGATCCGCCTCTGTCTTTACACTATAAATGTTGaatctatttatatttttgtatgtatactttttatattttaacttcATACTGTGAAAATCTTGACTACACTATCTGTTGGGACCGCATGAACTCCgcactagtatgatattgtccgctttgggccaAGCCCTCACGGATTTGTTTTTGGGCACCTCCCAAAAGGCCTCATACTAGTGGAGTTGGGTGACACTTTAAATATTGGACatgtttcctctatttttttcGATGTGGGATTGTGTTTGCTTCTCAACAGTCCCCCCCTCAAACCAAGACCACATCACTTGTGACCTCCCCGTACCGCCACTACCAACCAGTGGAACACGCCACTTGATCATTACTTGTCAAGACGACTTTCGACACGAGGCATTAACCGTAGATCTCAACTACTAGGTCACTTCACATGATCTTCCAAACATCTTGTACCGCCGTTATCACCCAACGGGACACGCC is a genomic window containing:
- the LOC107871334 gene encoding polyphenol oxidase B, chloroplastic, which translates into the protein MASVCNSSTTLNTPFTSSTMSFSLASTPKPSQLFLRGKRNQTFKVSCKISSNDDQNVEINSVDRRNVLLGLGGLYGVANAIPLAASATPVPAPDLTTCSKSKINRDEEVPYLCCAPKPDDMSKVPYYKFPSVTKLRIRQPAHAADEEYIAKYSLAIRKMKDLDKTEPSNPIGFKQQANIHCAYCNGAYKIDGKELQVHNSWLFFPFHRWYLYFYERILGSLIDDPTFALPYWNWDHPKGMRFPPMFDRQGTALYDERRNQQIHNGTVLDLGSFGDKVQTTQLQLMANNLTLMYRQMVTNAPCPLLFFGAPYVLGNNVEAPGTIEIIPHGPVHVWTGTAAGSTLPGGGRSHGEDMGNFYSAGLDPVFYCHHSNVDRMWSEWKSIGGKRTDLTQKDWLNSEFFFYDENKNPFRVKVRDCLDTKKMGYDYAPMPTPWRNFKPKRKTTDGKVNIGSLPPASKVFPLTKLDKPISFSINRPASSRTQQAKNEQEEMLTLFNIKFDNRQHIRFDVFLNVDKNVNADELDKTEFAGSYTSLPHVHGPNQTNHIATVVFQLAITELLEDIGLEDENTIAVTLVPRKGGEGISIGGVEINLASC